TGGGGCACAGCCTGCGGGGAAGGCGAAGGCGACGGCCGTGTACCTTCCCCGCATGGCGACCATTCACGACACCACAGTGACCCCGACCAAACTCGAAGTCCTCACGGCCTGGCTGCCCACCCGCCCCTGGTACCAGGGCACTTCGACCCCGCAGCTCGCCAAGGCGGGAGGCTTCCGGCTGGACGACCCCGAAGGCACCACCGGCATGGAGTTCATGGTGGTCACGGACACTTCCGGAGACAGCCCCGTCGCGTACCACGTGCCCGTCACCTACCGTGGCGTGCCGCTCGAAGGGGCTGCCGAGCAGGCCCTCATCGGCACGATGGAGCACGGCGTGTTGGGGCCGCGCTGGATGTACGACGGCCCGCAGGACCCGGTCCTCGCCGCCCGGCTGCTGGCCCTCCTCCAGAACCGCGCCGAGCCCCAGCAGCAGAGCGTGAGCGACACCCCGGACCCGACCGTC
This window of the Streptomyces sp. NBC_00237 genome carries:
- a CDS encoding 1,4-alpha-glucan branching protein; this encodes MATIHDTTVTPTKLEVLTAWLPTRPWYQGTSTPQLAKAGGFRLDDPEGTTGMEFMVVTDTSGDSPVAYHVPVTYRGVPLEGAAEQALIGTMEHGVLGPRWMYDGPQDPVLAARLLALLQNRAEPQQQSVSDTPDPTVVAETTGPALPDGLVPGDVREGKHDTAVTVRIPGESAASGEPGALTLSVTRVLRPDALEAPADAAEPGGTRARVTADWTFPDGTRLRGTFAALRPATD